A single Lactuca sativa cultivar Salinas chromosome 8, Lsat_Salinas_v11, whole genome shotgun sequence DNA region contains:
- the LOC111906948 gene encoding uncharacterized protein LOC111906948 — MTKFGIQVSMSQCRRAKKYALNLVEGSLVEHYGVKQGWTECCRRIIELDGCFLKGVCEGELFCVIGRDVNGKIYHIAWAVVSVEIKQNWKWFLELLIDDLNLNLGNGFSLMSDQHKGLIEAVKELFPYVDHRQCARHICQNLQKRSTGAIYHTLFRRASKATTEHALKVVMKEIKTLNPYAHQYLIEKDPKTWPRAFFQAGRCCDAVENGFSESFYDVIVDARKKPIITMLEELRLYMMDKMHYQVLPSGLNQFELRGATDAYEVDLERKTCSCRLWQLNGYGCAHYVAIISYLNRDVEAYVDNMFSTTTFKKAYNYKISLMNGSDMWLETNYTPPLPPISRRTLGMPTTNRKKATTENTGTHMVSKAGKKIRCSICKEIGHNKTTCPQRRPQKLNVKKQKKQKVCVKQNTGQGSTSEPQQH; from the exons ATGACCAAGTTTGGTATCCAAGTTAGTATGAGCCAATGTAGGAGAGCAAAGAAGTATGCACTGAATCTTGTTGAAGGTAGCCTTGTTGAACATTATG GAGTTAAACAAGGTTGGACTGAATGCTGTAGAAGGATAATAGAACTAGATGGATGTTTTCTTAAAGGTGTTTGTGAGGGGGAATTGTTTTGTGTTATTGGGAGGGATGTAAATGGCAAGATATATCATATTGCTTGGGCAGTGGTTAGTGTGGAGATCAAGCAAAATTGGAAGTGGTTTTTAGAGCTTCTCATTGATGATCTAAACTTAAATTTAGGCAATGGCTTCAGTTTAATGTCAGACCAACATAAG GGTTTGATAGAGGCTGTTAAAGAGTTGTTTCCATATGTAGATCACAGGCAATGTGCGAGACATATTTGCCAGAATTTGCAGAAGAGATCCACTGGTGCCATATATCATACCTTGTTTAGGAGAGCATCTAAAGCCACAACTGAGCATGCTCTTAAAGTTGTGATGAAGGAAATTAAGACATTGAACCCATATGCCCATCAATATCTCATAGaaaaagatcctaaaacatggccaAGAGCTTTCTTTCAAGCTGGAAGGTGTTGTGATGCAGTTGAAAATGGCTTCTCTGAAAGTTTTTATGATGTAATAGTTGATGCCAGGAAGAAGCCCATAATAACCATGTTAGAGGAGTTAAGATTATACATGATGGACAAAAT gcATTACCAGGTACTACCTAGTGGATTAAACCAATTTGAGTTAAGGGGAGCAACAGATGCATATGAAGTGGACTTAGAAAGGAAAACATGTTCATGTAGGTTGTGGCAATTAAATGGATATGGATGTGCTCATTATGTAGCTATCATATCCTATCTTAATAGGGATGTAGAAGCCTATGTAGACAACATGTTTAGCACCACCACATTTAAGAAGGCATACAATTACAAAATTTCCCTCATGAATGGCAGTGACATGTGGCTAGAGACAAATTATACTCCACCATTGCCTCCTATTAGTAGAAGGACGCTTGGTATGCCAACTACTAATAGGAAGAAAGCCACTACAGAAAATACAGGAACACACATGGTTTCTAAGGCTGGAAAGAAAATTAGATGTAGTATATGCAAGGAGATAGGTCACAACAAGACCACTTGTCCACAAAGAAGGCCCCAAAAGTTAAATGTGAAGAAACAGAAGAAACAAAAAGTTTGTGTGAAGCAAAATACAGGACAA GGTAGTACAAGTGAACCACAACAACATTAA
- the LOC111906951 gene encoding uncharacterized protein LOC111906951, translating into MSIPSILLNFLFPPPSSLFVTMMSIVGLASLMNAGYMELKGKHMQYSKFLNVGLAKKKDDMKLSSRNGMLLVYTPAFLVGLGSLLVFPDQYLRFVLVASALTTHFFKRVLEVLFLHKYSGYMPLESAILIPMSYTFSTTTMIYAQYLSRDIPEPSVDLKYVGIGLFVVGIIGNFYHHYILANLRKEGDKEYKIPRGGLFDLVICPHYMFEIIEYLGISCISQTLYAFVFTLGTALYLTGRSYATRKWYISKFGHMFPKDVKAIIPYVF; encoded by the exons ATGTCGATTCCTTCGATTTTGCTAAACTTCTTGtttccaccaccatcatcattgTTTGTCACCATGATGTCGATTGTTGGTCTTGCATCATTAATGAACGCGGGGTACATGGAGCTCAAAGGCAAACATATGCAGTATTCCAAGTTCTTGAACGTAGGTCTTGCAAAGAAAAAAGATGATATGAAGTTGTCAAGTAGAAACGGGATGCTTCTAGTGTACACACCCGCATTTCTTGTGGGATTGGGTTCTTTACTTGTGTTTCCCGATCAATATCTTAGATTTGTGTTGGTTGCTTCGGCTCTCACTACACATTTCTTCAAAAGAGTGCTTGAG GTACTCTTTCTTCACAAGTATAGTGGTTACATGCCGCTAGAATCGGCAATACTCATCCCAATGAGCTATACCTTCTCCACCACGACAATGATTTATGCTCAATATCTATCTAGGGACATTCCCGAGCCTTCAGTGGATCTAAAATACGTTGGAATTGGGTTGTTCGTAGTAGGAATAATTGGGAACTTTTACCACCATTATATTCTTGCTAATCTAAGGAAAGAGGGGGACAAAGAGTACAAAATCCCCCGAGGCGGGTTGTTTGATTTGGTTATATGTCCACACTATATGTTCGAGATTATTGAATATTTAGGGATCTCGTGCATTTCACAAACGTTGTATGCTTTCGTTTTCACTTTGGGCACAGCTCTATACTTGACGGGGAGGAGTTACGCCACACGGAAATGGTACATATCAAAGTTCGGGCACATGTTCCCTAAGGACGTTAAAGCCATTATTCCCTACGTCTTTTAG